A segment of the Manis javanica isolate MJ-LG chromosome 10, MJ_LKY, whole genome shotgun sequence genome:
tgtgtgtgtgtgtgtggtgtctaaCACCTTCATACATTCTTTATGCTGGTAAGTGTAAGCAATTCTGGTCTCAAAGAGGGTGATCACTTTCCTATTCCAAAGCCTTTGCTTAGGAAGTTTTATTAAGTTCCTTCTGTGTATAAGGTTTTTAGGTAAGAACTAGGGATCTAAAGATTAaggagactgtcctttccctgaAGTGatttataatatgggtaactgttgaaccactgtgttatacattCCAAACCAACATAAGATAGTGTAccaacaataattttttttaaaagttggaaaGATGGAAAATGTGCCTAAGGAGACAAGGAAGGATGTAAGCTTGCATATCTGAGTGCCTATGAGACTAGTAGGAACCCCAGAGAGGTAAGTAATTGCCAATGTGTAGATAGTCAAGGAAAGCTTTAAAGAGGTAGTAAAACTGAGTTTGGGTCTTCAGGGAAGAATAAGGctcacatttgttgtttgttctaCTCATTTAGCATTTAGTTGCAGACTATTAATAAGAATCACTAAGGAGCCAATGTAttacttcctagaaaaattccCTTTGCCTCAACAACTCTGTATCTCTTTGTCCCATCATTGAAAGCCAGAGTTCTCTCTAATTGCTCATTCATCTGAAATCTACCTTCACTCATACCATGTCCCAGAACCTTGTAGGGAAATCTGGTCTTTTCTTGCTATATTCTGGGCCTTCTGAACCTACTGATGCCTAGAATGCTAATGCTAGGAAAAACCTTATGTTACTCAGCTTATCTCATATTAGAAACTCCCACAGAGCAGGAACTAAGTTTCTTTCTCCTCCTATCCCCGTCTCTCATCCTTGTGCCCAGGGAACACAGCACATGGTTGGTACCTGTCGAGTAAATGTTTGTGGATTGTTGGTGGACAGTACATGGGAAGCACCTAAGGAGATGAATGGAAGTCAAGTCAATGTTGGCTGTTAGAAGCACTCAGCACAGTATGCAGCGTGCTCAATAAGTGTTCCAGTCAGCTTTGCTTACTCACAGTAGTAATGCTCTATAAGGTCACCATGAGCACTGAGTGAGTGAGTACTGAACCACCGCTCCTAGGGGAAACACAGAGTTAAGTTCCTGTGGGCTTCTGGTCCCAACATTTTCATCAAATaatcaatacataaccttgtcttgtatgtgtttctgtttaaagacaccttatttaatacACATTGTTTCATTAATGTTGAGCTCACAGCCCACAGCACTATAACGCATGCCTGAATAAATCTTATCTAACATACGTATTTTCTCTGTAAGGCACATCACAGTCTTTTTGCTCTTAGATAGCACTTTACACTTGGaggccattttaaacagcaaatcaccaacaaaaagcacacTGTGAAAAACATGGCAAAACACATTTACAGCATGGGAGCTGAGACAAGAAGGCAGAGGTTTGCCTTGTTAGACCTCAGCTGGGAAAGTTCATCAGGCACTAATATTCACAGCTTTTACATGCCTGTGAATGGCCATGAAGGTACAAGTATTGACTTGGGGGTTACAGTAAGTTTTAGGGAATTGTTcaatttgcaaatacagaatccATGAGGATCAACTGTATATCACCCATGAGCCTTTTCcccatagaaaatattttattgatgttttgctgcttcttttcagtctctttatattttttttacatgATTGAGATCATGATATGGATACAATTTTATAGCCTTTTTTTTCACTTCACTTTATAACATAAGCATTATTACAAATTATTCAGACTTTCTAATATCATTTTAAATTGACTGTTCTATTATTACATGCATGcatcattacttttattttgcatatttaggTTACTTCCAGTTTTTAGGTCTTCTGAATCCGAATGCCTTTCTTTTTTAGCAGCAGCAAGCGCTCTTTAGTCATCTCTTCCCCAGTTCGAACATCTACAGTCTCCAGCTCTCTTACCTCACCTACCAGTCCCTCTGCACCTACCAGTCTCTCTGCACCTTCCCTGAAGAATGAGGACTCCAGCTCAGCAAGTGAAGAAGAGCTGCCATCTGTTCCAGCCCAGGAAGAAGACAGCTCTGAGATTAAAGGGCCCTCAAAAGATGAGGCAATAGAGGAGCAAGAGGCTGAAGCAAGCTCCTTGGAGGAGGAAGAGCCTCTGGCAGCCTGCAATGGCCTCACCCAGACCCAGCCCTCTCCCAGCACCGACGGTGGCGAGCCGCAGGAGGAAGTTCTCCCTTGCTCTGCAGCTCCATCACCAGGCAGAGCCCTGATCCCCTCAGAGCAGCCCTCCTCTCTCCCAGAAGTAGTCCTCCGAACCCGTACCTCAAGTGAAGGATCTGAACAACCAAAGAAGAGAGCCTTTATCCAGAGGACCTCAGCACCGCCTAATAGGCCTCCTCCACCCAGAgccactcccagccccaggccctcctcAGGGAACATGCCCTCTAGCCCTACAGCCTCTGAACAGGGTTCTCCCACCAACCACAGGGCCTTCTTTGGGGCTGGGACTCCAAGTCCCAGGGCCTCCTTAGAAGCCTCTCCTGATCCACAGCCACCAGAGAAGCCAGTCAGAACTCCTGAtgccagagaaaaggaaaacaccgACAATCTGAACCCAGAAGAATTCTGTGCTTCCCCTACCTTGATGATCTCTCAGGTGAGAGTAGATCTGGTTgagtctttattcctttttataccTCCAAGTAGGTCATCTTTACTATAGTCAGGATGCCCCACAGTTGGTAAGATTTCATGTCATTACATTACAGTCTCAAGGATACTCCTGGACACCTTTTTTGGTTCTGGGGATTGTCGCCCCTTCTTCATAGCAACTAATTTAGTGATCTGTACTCTTGGGGGAATTGACTTCTGCAAACAGCTTACTTCTAATATTATAATGAGCAGATTCTTACTAATTTATTTTGTTCCAAGTTCTGGGAGTTCCCAATATAAAGAACCTGTAACTGGCATCTTGAGCTTTACCTTTTTTTAATGGAGGCAGAAAGGAGTGTGTCAGTTCGTCATACTGTGACTATGGTAAACAGACCCCAAGCAAAATGGCATCAGCAGATTTCCAAGGTGCATCCTCTCTGATGAGAACTCACAGAAGAAGGTAGAGCAAAAGAGATGGTCTTTTGAAAGGTAGAATATGGGTGAGAAAAGGAATATGTTAACATAGAGACACAGACCCCCTGAGGGGCAACCAGTTTTATGAAGGGTCTGGAAACCAAGTCATATTCTACTCAGATTACATGGAAAGACTATCACATACAAGAGAGGTTTGACTTGTTCTGTGAGACTCCTAAGGGCAGAAGTAGACCCTCTGTTTAAAgatgtttttaatacattttagatGCATATAAGAGGAATTTTCAGCAATTCTGTTAAAAAATgatatggaaaaaattttttaatatagggGAAAGGAGGCATTGGAGCTTCCAAAAACCAAAATGGGATGGGCCACCTTGAGAAGTAGTTCTCCTTATCTGGTGTTAATAGCTAAGGATATATGATCACCTGTCGGGTGCATTGTGGAGAGGATTATGGTGAGACATCTGACAAGATTTGCTCACTCCCTCCACAGTTACTTATTGAGCCCCTGTTATCTGCCAGGTACTTTTCTGGGAGGTGGGGTATTAACAgtgaacaaaatacaaaattctcTGCCTTCCTGCATCTTATATTCTAgtgagggtggtggtggaggaagggccaggaagatagagaagaaacaGATTAAATTGGTAAAATTGTAATTGAGGTAATGataaaagatacagagaaaatttAAGTAGGGGAAGGCACAGAGAGTGGGGGCTGAATTGTGATTTTAAACAGAGTGGTCAGAAAAGATGACATTTGGGCAAGGAAAGAGGCCAGGGCATGAGCCATGTAGACATCTGAGAGTCAGTGAGATTTCTGGTACATCTTAGATCATACCACCATAGTACTGCCTGTGCCTAACCGAGGGCTGGCCAGATGCCTTGGAAGCCTCCTGTTAGATGGGAGGGATTAACATGGACAAAGGGTACAGGGGTAGCATCCCGGCGTGAAGGTGTGGAACTTTCTCCTACACTGTCCACTTTGATCCACAGGTTCTTTCAGAGTCTGGCaaggaaaagaagacagaagacaAGGAAGAGAATAAGCTTATCTCAGCTGATTCCCCTGAGGTACTAAAATCTAAGTCATCAGTATTATACCCAGAGTCTTGATTCACATGAGGTCCTAAGAGAGCAAGAGATAAAACTTTCCCTTAGCTGGTTTCGAGTCTGAGGTAGCTCTGCCAGTTGGAGGAGATAGGCAAGGCATGTGGGCAGTGAATAAGCACAGGGTAAATGTGGGATTTTGAGTAGGTAAAATATGGCCACTTCTCACTATTATGCACTGAAAGAGCAATTCAATAGtatagaaaatctaaaattaatttaaattttactttgtaatATATTATACAATTTTAGTATGGAGATAGGAATAAAGAGACCTCTGTTTGGCTCTGGTAAATAAACAAATTCTTAGAGTAATCTTACTGAAGCAGAGCTTACGGGGGCCAAAATGCTGTCTATTTTGAGGAACAGGGCAGTAACACTGTCCTCCTTGGGAAAGAGGTGTAGGATATAGCCTCCTTTCCCCTAAGGCTACCTCTTTATACTCGAGATTTATAGTTTCCTTACTCCCAGCCTCTCCTGTGGGATTGTTTGGTTGCCTGCTAAGGACATACTTTTCCTATGGAATTGAGCAACTGGAGCATCTTAGATCCTAGCCTTCTGGCATCACCAGTCCTCAGAAGCCTATGTCCCACAAGATCTATTCACTTCCCTTGCAGATGtctcataaatatattttctctcaaGCAGAATCATGGACATACCACATATAAAAATGGGTAAACAGAAGATAAGTGTGAGAAACTGTTCTTGCTCAGCATCAATCAACTCAGAGAGAATGAAGGTTTTGATAACTTTTGGGGAGGGTATTACTACTGTTGAGGTAATTCATGACCTAGGAGCAgaggaaggaataaaaagaagggaagttTCCTTAGAGGAGAAATCATAGAATTTGAAGTGGCTGTCATACTGTTATAAATCAGTTCTATTTTTAGAGGGTGAATTTTATAGTGCTTaattaatttcagttttaaaaaaatccattctaaACCTTAGACTTCCAAGGTCTTCTCCCGGCTTATCAGTTCCTAGACAGGGCTTTTCAGACCCTGGGTTCCTATCTCAGAACCTAGAACTTTTCCCAAAGAAACTATTATACCACTTGCTTCTCCTGCCTGTCACAGGTTAGGATCATGTAAATGTGAGAGCTGCAGTGCAGTCTTGAGGGGGGTTAGTCTAAAAGGAGTCAGCAGTGTTTTTGAGACCTTTCCTTATCCCCTCACAGAATcccacacaaatatatatacagatgCATGTCACACAGAGCACATGGTGTCTAATCATGGAAACAACACTAGAGTCTAAAGACGTAGTTCCCTATCCCAGCAAGTCATTTTACCCTTTGAATCTTATGTTCTTGACTTGTGAAAGAGGATGACAGTGAAGCCCCTGATGCCTGCGGGTGGTAGTGGAACAGCATTTGCCCTTTGTGTGGTCTATGGTCCTTGCAAAGTTGTAAGGCACAAAAGACCCTTCTAAATTGAGAGGTTGGGGAAGTTAAGCTATCTCTCACTAGCAGAACTCTTCTTTTTATAGAGCCTAGGTCTTCAGCCTCAGAAAGTTTCAGAAGAGAACAATGTCACAGCACCTGAGCCTCGGGAAGAGGTAAGGAAGCCAGATACACAGAGAACAGGATGGGTGGTAAGATGGGGCATTGGGGGCGGACACAGGTTTGGCTATAGGTTGGGATTCTCTCTGGGGGGGAACCCAGCAGTGAAAAATATCCTTAGGGCAAAGTCAAGCAGGTGGGGAGCCAGAGGAACCAAGAGTAAACTGGGACTGTGGTTTCTTTGTGCTCATTTTCCAACACTTAGCCTTGAACCTTGACCTCTTACCATGcacttatttaaaaaaggagttaaaatatataaaaggcatacaaaaaaggtaaatatacatatatagataaatgtatgtatgtatacatatattcatatatatatatacacacacacatcctcgacatagcaaaataattcaaaagtatGTTAGTAACAGTGACATAAAATGGAGCCAGGAATTAGGCAAGTacaaaaatgcatcctataaaataaacttaacaaaggaTGAACCACAAAATTGGAGCCAGACATTCTaacatccaagaaaaaaaaaaccctgatctGTTTACTCAATTCACAATGCCCATTCCTTAGGAAAGTAATTCGTGCTACtaagatgaaaaagaaatttctCCTGTGAATCCTCATAAAGAGATGGCAAATGATACAGTGAACAATATCTGCAACAAGTCTTCACAATAATACCAACAACCAGCCTCACATTGCCTCTTTCAATAGAAGCCAGTGCATTACATGAAATATAATTCAATAGAAGCAAATTGAGTTTTCACCCTCTGGGAGTGGTTGGTCAGAGGACAGACAGGTCAGCATCTAATGTAATCATGTTTACTTTCCAGATATCTACAATTGAAAGTGCACAACTCTGAAGGGGAATTACCAAGacctcccaccccacacacatCCCCAGAGAAGCTCCTCGGCTAGAGGGTGTATAGGTCTTGAGATCCAGCATTCATTTCTAGGTTCTCAAGCATTATGAATGCTGGTGGTCTCTACGAAGACCTGGAATTAATGAAGGCTAAGGAGCAgacttgggggagggagggaagcagactTGGGAGGAGACTATTACACTCAGGGAATATTTAATTCATGTTTTAGTACTGTTAGAATAATAAgactttaatatattaattaaagtGGGGCTAAAAtgactaaaaaaacaaaagcaactgTAAACACAGACATCCATGTGGAGACACATA
Coding sequences within it:
- the BIN2 gene encoding bridging integrator 2 isoform X2 encodes the protein MHESSKRVSETLQEIYSSEWDGHEELKAIVGNNDLLWEDYEEKLADQALRTMDNYVAQFNEIKERIAKRGRKLVDYDSARHHLEAVQNAKKKDEAKAAKAEEEFHKAQIVFEDLNQELLEELPVLYNSRIGCYVTIFQNISNLRDVFYREMSKLNHSLYEVMSKLEKQHSNKVFVVKGLSSSSKRSLVISSPVRTSTVSSSLTSPTSPSAPTSLSAPSLKNEDSSSASEEELPSVPAQEEDSSEIKGPSKDEAIEEQEAEASSLEEEEPLAACNGLTQTQPSPSTDGGEPQEEVLPCSAAPSPGRALIPSEQPSSLPEVVLRTRTSSEGSEQPKKRAFIQRTSAPPNRPPPPRATPSPRPSSGNMPSSPTASEQGSPTNHRAFFGAGTPSPRASLEASPDPQPPEKPVRTPDAREKENTDNLNPEEFCASPTLMISQVLSESGKEKKTEDKEENKLISADSPESLGLQPQKVSEENNVTAPEPREEISTIESAQL
- the BIN2 gene encoding bridging integrator 2 isoform X1, with product MAEGKAGGAAGLFAKQVQKKFSRAQEKVLQKLGKTVETKDERFEQSANNFYHQQAEGHKLYKDLKNFLSAVKVMHESSKRVSETLQEIYSSEWDGHEELKAIVGNNDLLWEDYEEKLADQALRTMDNYVAQFNEIKERIAKRGRKLVDYDSARHHLEAVQNAKKKDEAKAAKAEEEFHKAQIVFEDLNQELLEELPVLYNSRIGCYVTIFQNISNLRDVFYREMSKLNHSLYEVMSKLEKQHSNKVFVVKGLSSSSKRSLVISSPVRTSTVSSSLTSPTSPSAPTSLSAPSLKNEDSSSASEEELPSVPAQEEDSSEIKGPSKDEAIEEQEAEASSLEEEEPLAACNGLTQTQPSPSTDGGEPQEEVLPCSAAPSPGRALIPSEQPSSLPEVVLRTRTSSEGSEQPKKRAFIQRTSAPPNRPPPPRATPSPRPSSGNMPSSPTASEQGSPTNHRAFFGAGTPSPRASLEASPDPQPPEKPVRTPDAREKENTDNLNPEEFCASPTLMISQVLSESGKEKKTEDKEENKLISADSPESLGLQPQKVSEENNVTAPEPREEISTIESAQL
- the BIN2 gene encoding bridging integrator 2 isoform X3; protein product: MDNYVAQFNEIKERIAKRGRKLVDYDSARHHLEAVQNAKKKDEAKAAKAEEEFHKAQIVFEDLNQELLEELPVLYNSRIGCYVTIFQNISNLRDVFYREMSKLNHSLYEVMSKLEKQHSNKVFVVKGLSSSSKRSLVISSPVRTSTVSSSLTSPTSPSAPTSLSAPSLKNEDSSSASEEELPSVPAQEEDSSEIKGPSKDEAIEEQEAEASSLEEEEPLAACNGLTQTQPSPSTDGGEPQEEVLPCSAAPSPGRALIPSEQPSSLPEVVLRTRTSSEGSEQPKKRAFIQRTSAPPNRPPPPRATPSPRPSSGNMPSSPTASEQGSPTNHRAFFGAGTPSPRASLEASPDPQPPEKPVRTPDAREKENTDNLNPEEFCASPTLMISQVLSESGKEKKTEDKEENKLISADSPESLGLQPQKVSEENNVTAPEPREEISTIESAQL